GTTGCATCCTTGCCAACCTTTCCGCTTATTTTTTTCTTCGCTTCTTCCGCCTTTTTGTCATACTGGGCAATCCATTGCTCAGCTTCCTTACTCTTGTTCAGCATTTGAGCCAGTTCACGAAAGTTTAAACGCCAGTCCGTGTGAATCGGTACAAGGATCGTGGGAGCGATTTTCGATAAATCATCATAAATTTTATTATCATCCTGACGTCCTATTATAAAATCAGGCTGAGCCTCCAGAATCGCTTCCAGATTAGGCTGATCTCCCAGGTTTTTGACACCCTTTAACGGGTCCCCATCAATATACTCTATCTTCGTCTCTCCCATATAGCTGGTCATGGCATAGGGTTTGATGCCTAAAGCGAGCAGCGAATCAGCCAAACGATAATCCAGTACGGCAATTTTTTGAGGTTCGCCCTCAATTGTGGTTTCTCCGGCCAGATGTGTTATGACCCTTTTCGAAGATGCCTGGCCTTCGTTCGCGCCGGTATTCACTTCTTTTGCCGCTTCCTGGCTAGTACCGCAAGCAGTGAGAATTACTGTACTTAATATGATTAAAGTTAATCCTGAAAAGAGATGTTTTCGTAAAATGCCCATGTTGAACTTTCACCTATCCTTAAGTTGTTTTTGTGTGACTTAAGCTTTCGATTTCGCCAGCAAATATAGAAAATACGGTGCACCGATGACCGACACTACAATTCCAACCGGAATTTCGGATGGCTGAAGAATGTAACGTGCTAATGTATCAGCAGCGATAAGAAGCAGCCCTCCCGCCATTGCAGAAGCCGGAATGAGGTGCTGATGATTGGGTCCGACCAGCCTTCGCGCCAAATGGGGCCCGATGAGTCCGACAAACCCGATCCCACCGCCAACAGCTACGCAGGATCCGGCCAGGGCAACCGCCGTTGATATGAGCGCCAATCGCTCCCGTTCAATTGCAGTCCCCAAGCTAATTGCAGCTTGCTCATGCATGCTTAATACGTTTAATACTCTTGCCTTGTAAATGGCATAAGGGAGTAAAATCACCAGCCAGGGCACCAGTGCAAGCACAAACTTCCAATTCGTCCCCCAAATACTCCCCGCCAGCCAAATCGCCGCAAGCTGGAAGCTTCTTGGGTCAAGGCGGGTGGTTAGGACAATCATGACAGCACTGATACCGGCAGCTACGGCAATCCCCACCAAAATAAGCCGAGTCGGGGCTATGCCCTCCCCCTTTCTAAAGGC
This is a stretch of genomic DNA from Paenibacillus sp. sptzw28. It encodes these proteins:
- a CDS encoding iron-siderophore ABC transporter substrate-binding protein; its protein translation is MGILRKHLFSGLTLIILSTVILTACGTSQEAAKEVNTGANEGQASSKRVITHLAGETTIEGEPQKIAVLDYRLADSLLALGIKPYAMTSYMGETKIEYIDGDPLKGVKNLGDQPNLEAILEAQPDFIIGRQDDNKIYDDLSKIAPTILVPIHTDWRLNFRELAQMLNKSKEAEQWIAQYDKKAEEAKKKISGKVGKDATALYMRVMPKEYRIHGPNQAFGATLAQDLGFKPLPQVESIKKFEALSMEKLPELNPDYIFIQVGGPVKGGDKAAEKKYAELTQSPLWKDLKAVKNNHVYLVPYWVISDYPNIKDKSIDLVLEKLGLS
- a CDS encoding iron ABC transporter permease, which produces MVVQLSQTERMKSRRFIYIMLIFTILMIVLLLISMDTGLIRLSPIDVVKTLLGAGTAKNELILFDFRLPRIVLSVLVGAGLAVSGVILQGISRNVLADPGILGINAGAGLAVILFISFYSSKEAAPVFLLPFSALMGAGLTALLIYLLAFRKGEGIAPTRLILVGIAVAAGISAVMIVLTTRLDPRSFQLAAIWLAGSIWGTNWKFVLALVPWLVILLPYAIYKARVLNVLSMHEQAAISLGTAIERERLALISTAVALAGSCVAVGGGIGFVGLIGPHLARRLVGPNHQHLIPASAMAGGLLLIAADTLARYILQPSEIPVGIVVSVIGAPYFLYLLAKSKA